The following proteins are encoded in a genomic region of Actinomadura sp. NAK00032:
- a CDS encoding tetratricopeptide repeat protein → MSGDGLAHGIGPAAKITLRQAAAEDDEDAASLWCARLAQFGMVEAARQYFRPSGEEGDLAAVKCMVWLAWEAGEDGDARTWLERAALTGDLWAMHELGRSVPEPDEAERWYRRAAEAGHALAMNNLGSLLSRTGRRDEAMAWYRRAAEAGVDIAMNNLAVQHVLQGEHAEAERWFRRAADTGNVDGMANLGRLKLEMGDLQDGESWLAKAAEKGHRGAMERLAELRAESGR, encoded by the coding sequence ATGAGCGGTGACGGCCTTGCGCACGGGATCGGTCCTGCGGCGAAGATAACGCTGAGGCAGGCGGCGGCCGAGGACGACGAGGACGCCGCGTCCCTGTGGTGTGCGCGGCTGGCCCAGTTCGGGATGGTCGAGGCGGCCAGGCAGTACTTCCGTCCGTCCGGCGAGGAGGGCGACCTCGCCGCGGTCAAGTGCATGGTGTGGCTCGCCTGGGAGGCCGGGGAGGACGGCGACGCCCGGACGTGGCTGGAGCGAGCCGCCCTGACCGGTGACTTGTGGGCGATGCACGAGCTGGGGCGGTCCGTGCCGGAGCCGGACGAGGCTGAGCGCTGGTACCGCCGGGCGGCCGAAGCGGGTCACGCGCTGGCGATGAACAACCTGGGGTCGCTCCTCAGCCGCACCGGCCGGCGTGATGAGGCCATGGCCTGGTACCGGCGCGCGGCCGAAGCCGGTGTCGACATCGCGATGAACAACCTCGCCGTCCAGCACGTCCTCCAGGGCGAGCACGCGGAGGCCGAGCGGTGGTTCCGGCGCGCCGCCGACACGGGCAACGTCGACGGGATGGCCAACCTGGGACGCCTGAAGCTGGAGATGGGCGACCTCCAGGACGGCGAGTCCTGGCTCGCCAAGGCGGCCGAGAAGGGCCACAGAGGCGCGATGGAACGGCTCGCCGAGCTGCGGGCCGAGTCCGGCCGATGA
- a CDS encoding bifunctional 2-polyprenyl-6-hydroxyphenol methylase/3-demethylubiquinol 3-O-methyltransferase UbiG, which produces MTDAEYLATNKALWDERVPIHLASDFYDVAGFKAGGQALRDFETAEVGDVTGRRLVHLQCHFGLDTLSWARQGAQVTGLDFSEKAIEAARTVADETGLTARFAVADVYDAPRVLGETYDIVYTGLGALCWLPDIDRWAGVVASLLEPGGFLYLAEFHPFADTLDDREGRTLTYDYFADGPQIWDEPDMGSYADPQAPVQHTRSIEFAHGLGEVVTALTTKGLRIDFLHEHDYTLWQRFSVLERHGTTYRLPEGHPRIPLMYSLRATKPAL; this is translated from the coding sequence ATGACGGATGCCGAGTATCTGGCGACGAACAAGGCGCTCTGGGACGAGCGGGTGCCGATCCATCTGGCCAGCGACTTCTACGACGTGGCCGGGTTCAAGGCCGGCGGCCAGGCCCTGCGCGACTTCGAGACGGCCGAGGTCGGAGACGTCACGGGGCGGCGGCTCGTCCACCTGCAGTGCCACTTCGGCCTCGACACCCTCTCCTGGGCCCGCCAGGGTGCGCAGGTGACCGGGCTGGACTTCTCCGAGAAGGCCATCGAGGCCGCCCGCACGGTGGCGGACGAAACAGGTCTCACGGCCCGCTTCGCCGTAGCGGACGTGTACGACGCGCCAAGAGTTCTCGGTGAGACCTACGACATCGTCTACACGGGCCTGGGCGCCCTGTGCTGGCTCCCCGACATCGACCGCTGGGCCGGCGTCGTGGCGTCGCTGCTGGAGCCAGGCGGGTTCCTGTACCTGGCGGAGTTCCACCCGTTCGCCGACACCCTCGACGACCGCGAAGGCCGCACGCTCACCTACGACTACTTCGCCGACGGCCCCCAGATCTGGGACGAGCCGGACATGGGCAGCTACGCCGACCCGCAGGCCCCCGTCCAGCACACCCGCTCGATCGAGTTCGCCCACGGCCTGGGCGAAGTGGTGACGGCCCTGACCACCAAGGGCCTGCGCATCGACTTCCTGCACGAGCACGACTACACGCTCTGGCAGCGGTTCTCCGTCCTGGAACGCCACGGCACCACCTACCGCCTCCCAGAGGGCCACCCCCGCATCCCCCTGATGTACTCCCTCCGCGCCACCAAGCCCGCCCTTTAG
- a CDS encoding type II toxin-antitoxin system RelE/ParE family toxin has protein sequence MEERSKAQVVDAVDRLAEDGPGLGRPLVDRLEGSEIHNLKELRPGSAGRSEIRILFVFDPWRSAILLVGGDKSGDWSGWYRRAIPRAEELYVDYLKEREGKEGLSR, from the coding sequence TTGGAGGAGCGCTCAAAGGCCCAGGTCGTCGATGCCGTCGACCGACTGGCCGAGGACGGCCCAGGGCTTGGACGCCCCCTCGTCGATCGCCTGGAGGGTTCCGAGATCCACAACCTGAAGGAACTGCGTCCGGGCTCGGCGGGACGATCAGAGATTCGCATCTTGTTCGTCTTCGATCCGTGGCGATCGGCGATCCTGCTCGTCGGCGGGGACAAGTCGGGTGATTGGTCGGGCTGGTACCGGCGGGCGATACCGCGCGCCGAAGAGCTGTACGTCGACTACCTGAAGGAGCGAGAGGGCAAGGAGGGACTGTCGCGATGA
- a CDS encoding helix-turn-helix domain-containing protein: MTNFPKWSDVRADVVEGAGGERGVAEARKRNQAYIDGHRLAERRKAIGLSQKEVADRMGVTKSRVSQIERGEVSTVEAIARYVQAIGGELQISAVFGDDMYVLRGTDTHAA, encoded by the coding sequence ATGACGAATTTTCCCAAGTGGAGCGATGTGCGGGCCGACGTCGTCGAGGGGGCCGGCGGTGAGCGGGGCGTGGCCGAGGCGCGCAAGCGCAACCAGGCGTACATCGATGGGCACCGCCTCGCGGAGAGGCGCAAGGCCATCGGCCTGTCCCAGAAGGAGGTGGCCGACCGGATGGGCGTGACCAAGAGCCGCGTGTCCCAGATCGAGCGAGGCGAGGTCTCCACCGTCGAGGCCATTGCCCGCTATGTCCAGGCCATCGGTGGTGAGCTTCAGATCTCGGCCGTCTTCGGGGATGACATGTACGTCCTGCGCGGCACTGATACTCACGCCGCGTAG
- a CDS encoding uridine kinase, whose protein sequence is MPHSAMTYPALAARLLARPPSCGPARLVAVDGPSGAGKSTFAGHLAEALVGAPIVRSDDFRVPWDADPLTWWEPLSAAVLDPLRAGRPARLRRYDWHDDRYGPEEEIAPPPVLIVEGVGSAWAGSPAAHRIWIDAPYGVRQARALARDGLEYADAWERWAARETEFFAKDGTEARCDLHIDGTTFTPHRFSPR, encoded by the coding sequence GTGCCGCATTCCGCGATGACCTACCCCGCGCTCGCCGCGCGCCTGCTCGCCCGGCCGCCGTCCTGCGGCCCGGCGCGCCTGGTCGCGGTGGACGGCCCGAGCGGCGCCGGGAAGTCGACGTTCGCCGGCCACCTCGCGGAGGCGCTGGTGGGCGCGCCGATCGTCCGCTCGGACGACTTCCGCGTGCCGTGGGACGCCGACCCGCTCACCTGGTGGGAGCCGCTGAGCGCGGCCGTCCTCGACCCGCTCCGCGCGGGCCGCCCGGCCCGCCTGCGCCGCTACGACTGGCACGACGACCGCTACGGCCCCGAAGAGGAGATCGCGCCGCCGCCCGTCCTCATCGTCGAGGGCGTCGGCTCCGCCTGGGCCGGCTCCCCCGCCGCCCACCGCATCTGGATCGACGCCCCCTACGGCGTCCGCCAGGCCCGCGCCCTCGCCCGCGACGGCCTGGAGTACGCCGACGCCTGGGAGCGGTGGGCCGCCCGCGAGACCGAGTTCTTCGCCAAGGACGGCACCGAGGCCCGCTGCGACCTCCACATAGACGGCACCACCTTCACCCCGCACCGCTTCTCGCCCCGCTGA
- a CDS encoding CaiB/BaiF CoA-transferase family protein: MPGPLEGVVIVDLSRVVAGPQATMALADLGARVIKVEQPGGGDETRGWGPPFAGDEQVSTYYLAVNRNKESVTLDLKSQEGAGVLARLVRHADVLVENFRPGVLDRLGFPVERLHELNPGLVVLSITGFGHGGPEGGRPGYDAIVQGEAGIMSVTGPPGTPSKVGLSIADILAAHNGVAGVLAALYERTRTGRGTVVRTSLLASVVGAHMFQGTRWTVARDAPESVGNDHPSIAPYGTFRCQDGQIQIGVANQNLWRRFAPLAGLDPDDPRYATIPDRAARRAELTADIERALAAGTREAWLARLDEAGVPAGAIRSIDEVYEWAQTRSQGLVIEVDHPQLGRIELPGPPLRFDGAPPREHTAPPLLGEHNDAVLAWLDERERGE, encoded by the coding sequence TTGCCCGGACCGCTCGAAGGCGTCGTGATCGTCGACCTCAGCCGCGTGGTGGCGGGCCCGCAGGCCACCATGGCGCTCGCCGACCTCGGTGCCCGCGTCATCAAGGTGGAGCAGCCCGGCGGCGGGGACGAGACCCGCGGCTGGGGGCCGCCGTTCGCGGGGGACGAGCAGGTCAGCACCTACTACCTGGCGGTCAACCGGAACAAGGAGTCGGTCACCCTCGACCTGAAGTCGCAGGAGGGCGCCGGCGTCCTGGCCCGGCTGGTGCGGCACGCCGACGTGCTGGTGGAGAACTTCCGGCCCGGCGTGCTCGACCGGCTCGGCTTCCCCGTCGAGCGGCTGCACGAGCTGAACCCCGGCCTGGTCGTCCTGTCGATCACCGGGTTCGGGCACGGCGGGCCCGAGGGCGGGCGGCCCGGCTACGACGCGATCGTGCAGGGCGAGGCGGGGATCATGAGCGTGACCGGGCCGCCCGGCACGCCCAGCAAGGTCGGTCTCTCGATCGCCGACATCCTCGCGGCGCACAACGGGGTCGCCGGGGTGCTGGCCGCGCTGTACGAGCGCACGAGAACCGGGCGCGGGACGGTCGTGCGCACATCGCTGCTGGCGTCGGTGGTGGGCGCCCACATGTTCCAGGGCACCCGGTGGACCGTCGCGCGGGACGCGCCCGAGTCGGTCGGCAACGACCACCCGTCCATCGCCCCGTACGGGACGTTCCGCTGCCAGGACGGGCAGATCCAGATCGGCGTCGCCAACCAGAACCTGTGGCGCCGGTTCGCGCCGCTCGCCGGTCTCGACCCGGACGATCCGCGCTACGCGACGATCCCGGACCGCGCGGCCCGCCGCGCGGAGCTGACCGCCGACATCGAGCGCGCGCTGGCGGCCGGCACGCGGGAGGCGTGGCTCGCGCGGCTGGACGAGGCGGGCGTCCCCGCCGGGGCGATCCGGTCGATCGACGAGGTCTACGAGTGGGCGCAGACCCGGTCGCAGGGCCTGGTCATCGAGGTCGACCATCCGCAGCTCGGCCGGATCGAGCTGCCCGGCCCGCCGCTGCGGTTCGACGGCGCGCCGCCGCGCGAGCACACCGCGCCGCCGCTGCTCGGCGAGCACAACGACGCGGTCCTGGCCTGGCTGGACGAGAGGGAGAGGGGCGAATGA
- a CDS encoding acyl-CoA synthetase, which yields MMELLGETGGPVRVAGRELARDELLGWASAVAAQIRGADAVAVHATASLETVAAVVGGLLAGVPVVPLPPDSGPAERAHILGDSGASMILAAGGTESAPGEPPLLPVDRLPRDGGGGSGDVPADATALILYTSGTTGPPKGVLISRSAIAAGLDALAEAWAWTPGDVLVHGLPLFHVHGLVLGVLGALRVGSPLVHTGRPKPELYAAAARNDGGSLFFGVPTVWSRTAADPASAEALRGARLLVSGSAPLPVPVFERLSGLTGHRPVERYGMTETLITVSARADGDRRPGYVGMPLPGVETRLAAEDGTAVPHDGEAPGELHVRAPLLFKGYLNRPEATAESFAPDGWFRTGDIATIGPDGWHRIVGRASTDLIKSGGYRIGAGEIENALLAHPAVREAAVVGTPHDDLGEQVTAYVVADGVAADQLIGFVAERLSAHKRPRTVHLVDALPRNAMGKVVKTRLGEL from the coding sequence ATGATGGAGCTGCTCGGCGAGACCGGCGGCCCGGTGCGCGTCGCGGGGCGGGAGCTGGCGCGGGACGAACTGCTCGGGTGGGCGTCCGCCGTCGCCGCGCAGATCCGGGGCGCGGACGCGGTGGCCGTGCACGCGACGGCGTCGCTGGAGACGGTCGCGGCGGTCGTCGGCGGCCTCCTCGCGGGCGTCCCGGTGGTGCCGCTGCCGCCCGACTCGGGGCCCGCCGAGCGCGCCCACATCCTCGGCGACTCGGGCGCGAGCATGATCCTCGCCGCGGGCGGGACGGAGTCCGCGCCGGGCGAGCCGCCCCTTCTCCCGGTCGACCGGCTGCCGCGCGACGGAGGCGGGGGAAGCGGTGACGTCCCCGCCGACGCGACCGCGCTGATCCTCTACACCAGCGGGACGACGGGTCCGCCGAAGGGCGTGCTCATCTCGCGGAGCGCGATCGCCGCCGGGCTGGACGCGCTCGCCGAGGCGTGGGCGTGGACGCCCGGCGACGTGCTCGTCCACGGGCTGCCCCTGTTCCATGTGCACGGCCTGGTGCTCGGGGTGCTCGGGGCGCTGCGGGTGGGGTCGCCGCTCGTCCACACGGGACGTCCCAAGCCGGAGCTGTACGCGGCCGCCGCGCGAAACGACGGCGGCAGCCTGTTCTTCGGTGTTCCCACGGTCTGGTCGCGGACGGCGGCCGATCCCGCGAGCGCCGAGGCGCTGCGCGGGGCGCGGCTCCTCGTCTCCGGAAGCGCGCCCCTGCCCGTGCCCGTCTTCGAGCGGCTGTCCGGGCTCACCGGGCACCGGCCCGTCGAGCGGTACGGCATGACCGAGACCCTCATCACGGTCAGCGCGCGCGCCGACGGCGACAGGCGTCCCGGCTATGTCGGCATGCCGCTGCCCGGCGTCGAGACCCGCCTCGCCGCCGAGGACGGCACCGCCGTCCCGCACGACGGGGAGGCGCCCGGCGAGCTGCACGTCCGCGCGCCGCTGCTGTTCAAGGGCTACCTCAACCGGCCCGAGGCCACCGCGGAGTCGTTCGCGCCGGACGGCTGGTTCCGCACCGGCGACATCGCGACCATCGGCCCGGACGGCTGGCACCGCATCGTCGGCCGCGCGTCCACCGACCTCATCAAGAGCGGCGGGTACCGGATCGGCGCCGGGGAGATCGAGAACGCGCTGCTGGCGCATCCGGCGGTCCGGGAGGCGGCCGTCGTCGGCACCCCGCACGACGACCTCGGCGAGCAGGTCACCGCCTACGTCGTCGCCGACGGCGTCGCGGCGGACCAGCTCATCGGGTTCGTCGCCGAGCGGCTGTCGGCGCACAAGCGGCCCCGCACCGTCCACCTGGTGGACGCGCTGCCGCGCAACGCCATGGGCAAGGTCGTCAAGACCCGCCTCGGCGAGCTCTAG
- a CDS encoding TetR/AcrR family transcriptional regulator — translation MSARERILDAAADLMRRHGVARATTKEIAKASGYSEALLYKHFRDKEELMLSVLKERMPPFATMGVPGEGTVESNLVAIVHGALRFYRLAFPMMASMAAQPALLNATRESLRKYGAGPREPVRALARYLDAERGLGRVAAGADAQAVAALLMGACFQQGFLHYFAEGEDGPDLPESFARGLVRPVLAELLP, via the coding sequence TTGAGCGCGCGGGAACGGATCCTGGACGCCGCGGCGGACCTCATGCGGCGGCACGGCGTCGCCCGCGCCACCACCAAGGAGATCGCGAAGGCGTCCGGCTACTCCGAGGCGCTGCTCTACAAGCACTTCCGCGACAAGGAGGAGCTGATGCTGAGCGTGCTGAAGGAGCGGATGCCGCCGTTCGCCACGATGGGCGTACCGGGCGAGGGCACCGTGGAGTCGAACCTCGTCGCGATCGTCCACGGCGCGCTGCGCTTCTACCGGCTGGCGTTCCCGATGATGGCGTCGATGGCGGCGCAGCCCGCGCTGCTGAACGCCACCCGCGAGTCGCTGCGCAAGTACGGGGCGGGCCCGCGGGAGCCGGTGCGGGCGCTCGCCCGGTACCTGGACGCCGAGCGCGGCCTCGGCCGCGTCGCCGCCGGCGCGGACGCGCAGGCGGTGGCGGCGCTGCTCATGGGGGCGTGCTTCCAGCAGGGGTTCCTGCACTACTTCGCCGAGGGCGAGGACGGCCCCGACCTGCCGGAGTCGTTCGCGCGCGGCCTCGTGCGGCCCGTCCTGGCGGAGCTGCTGCCCTAG
- a CDS encoding NAD(P)-dependent oxidoreductase, with protein MRITIFGATGGTGALTVRRALDAGHHVTAVVRDPARLPSELRSCTEVVQADVMDPAAIEEAVKGRDAVLSALGSREGRAPTSVCADGTRSITAAMDAAGADRFLLVSASGLHAGPGDDPVTRFVVKPLLLQPLLKHAFADMRAAEDAVRGSGLRWTIVRPPRLTNGPGNGRYRKAVDRNVLGGATIARADLAVALLDQIADDSSVGHVVSVAG; from the coding sequence ATGCGGATCACGATCTTCGGGGCGACCGGCGGCACCGGCGCGCTCACCGTCCGGCGGGCGCTGGACGCCGGCCACCACGTCACCGCCGTCGTCCGCGACCCGGCGCGGCTGCCGTCCGAGCTGCGCTCCTGCACCGAGGTCGTCCAGGCCGACGTCATGGACCCGGCCGCGATCGAGGAGGCGGTCAAGGGCCGCGACGCCGTGCTGTCCGCGCTCGGCTCCCGCGAGGGCCGCGCCCCGACCAGCGTCTGCGCGGACGGCACCCGCAGCATCACCGCCGCCATGGACGCCGCGGGCGCCGACCGGTTCCTGCTGGTCAGCGCGTCCGGGCTGCACGCCGGGCCGGGCGATGACCCGGTCACCCGGTTCGTCGTCAAGCCGCTGCTCCTCCAGCCGCTCCTCAAGCACGCGTTCGCCGACATGCGCGCCGCCGAGGACGCGGTCCGCGGCTCCGGCCTGCGCTGGACGATCGTCCGCCCGCCGCGCCTGACCAACGGCCCCGGCAACGGCCGCTACCGCAAGGCGGTCGACCGCAACGTGCTCGGCGGCGCCACCATCGCCCGCGCCGACCTGGCCGTCGCCCTCCTCGACCAGATCGCCGACGACTCCTCCGTCGGCCACGTCGTCAGCGTCGCGGGCTGA
- a CDS encoding ABC transporter ATP-binding protein — MDEPAITVTGLRQRYGDFEAVAGISFDVGEGELFALLGTNGAGKTTTLETLEGHRPAHAGTVRVLGHDPYRERRAVRPRIGIMLQDGGFFADLTVAETIEHWRGFTPAARPKDEAIAISGLAGKAGVRVRQLSGGQKRRLDLALALLGRPQVIFLDEPTTGMDPEARQATWATVRGLVADGTTVLLTTHYLEEAEHLADRLAIMHGGRIETSGTVGEVVAGHGDRIRFRVPDSLQVAELPDLRGARAAVSVDGGRTVASYTVTGTGLQAGLYDLLRWADDQRVRLDGLEARSASLEDVFLRTAEGAAR; from the coding sequence ATGGACGAACCAGCCATCACCGTCACCGGCCTCCGCCAGCGGTACGGGGACTTCGAGGCCGTCGCCGGCATCTCGTTCGACGTGGGGGAGGGCGAGCTGTTCGCCCTCCTCGGCACCAACGGCGCCGGCAAGACGACCACGCTCGAGACCCTGGAGGGGCACCGGCCCGCCCACGCGGGCACGGTCCGGGTGCTCGGGCACGACCCGTACCGGGAGCGCCGCGCCGTCCGCCCGCGCATCGGCATCATGCTCCAGGACGGCGGCTTCTTCGCCGACCTCACCGTCGCCGAGACCATCGAGCACTGGCGCGGCTTCACCCCGGCCGCGCGGCCCAAGGACGAGGCCATCGCCATCTCCGGGCTCGCCGGCAAGGCCGGCGTGCGGGTGCGGCAGCTGTCCGGCGGCCAGAAGCGCCGCCTCGACCTCGCCCTCGCGCTGCTCGGCCGCCCCCAGGTCATCTTCCTGGACGAGCCCACCACCGGCATGGACCCCGAGGCCAGGCAGGCCACCTGGGCGACCGTCCGCGGCCTGGTGGCGGACGGCACGACCGTCCTGCTCACCACCCACTACCTCGAAGAGGCCGAGCACCTCGCCGACCGGCTCGCGATCATGCACGGGGGCCGGATCGAGACGTCCGGGACGGTCGGCGAGGTCGTCGCCGGGCACGGAGACCGCATCCGCTTCCGCGTCCCCGACAGCCTCCAGGTCGCCGAGCTGCCCGACCTGCGCGGCGCCCGCGCCGCCGTCTCCGTGGACGGCGGCCGCACCGTCGCCTCCTACACCGTCACCGGCACCGGCCTCCAGGCGGGCCTGTACGACCTGCTGCGCTGGGCCGACGACCAGCGCGTCCGGCTCGACGGCCTGGAGGCGCGCAGCGCGTCCCTCGAGGACGTCTTCCTCCGCACCGCCGAAGGAGCGGCCCGATGA
- a CDS encoding ABC transporter permease encodes MTLSAMLRVARLDATLLWRNRTAMFTVFGLPVLFAAMLVPMKGQEIGGVDGALLQGTGHLGFFLVFAVFMNLVNVFTARREDRTLKRLRGTALSDAEITGGSVLTATAMYAAQALALLIALAAAFGGRFPADPVLLLAGLAGGAAVFALLAFAVSGLTPNAELAQLTVLPIMFGCMLGGGVMFPMEELPGWLQQVCRAVPLSPVVEIVRTGYFGQDFVHHGAPHPSVGIAEGWAASVRPFLYLAVWGALGRAMAARWFRWEPRHA; translated from the coding sequence ATGACCCTCTCCGCGATGCTGCGCGTCGCCCGCCTCGACGCCACCCTGCTCTGGCGCAACCGGACGGCGATGTTCACCGTGTTCGGCCTGCCGGTCCTGTTCGCCGCGATGCTCGTCCCGATGAAGGGCCAGGAGATCGGCGGCGTGGACGGCGCGCTCCTCCAGGGCACCGGGCACCTCGGGTTCTTCCTCGTCTTCGCCGTGTTCATGAACCTCGTCAACGTCTTCACCGCCCGCCGCGAGGACCGCACGCTCAAGCGGCTGCGCGGCACCGCGCTCTCGGACGCCGAGATCACCGGCGGCAGCGTGCTGACCGCGACCGCCATGTACGCCGCGCAGGCCCTCGCGCTGCTGATCGCGCTGGCCGCCGCGTTCGGCGGCCGGTTCCCCGCCGACCCGGTGCTGCTGCTCGCCGGGCTCGCCGGTGGCGCCGCCGTGTTCGCGCTGCTGGCCTTCGCCGTCTCCGGGCTCACCCCGAACGCGGAGCTGGCCCAGCTCACCGTGCTGCCGATCATGTTCGGCTGCATGCTCGGCGGCGGGGTGATGTTCCCGATGGAGGAACTGCCCGGCTGGCTCCAGCAGGTGTGCCGGGCCGTCCCGCTCAGCCCGGTCGTGGAGATCGTCCGGACCGGCTACTTCGGGCAGGACTTCGTCCACCACGGCGCCCCGCACCCGTCCGTCGGCATCGCCGAGGGCTGGGCCGCCAGCGTGCGGCCGTTCCTCTACCTGGCAGTCTGGGGCGCGCTCGGCCGCGCCATGGCCGCCCGCTGGTTCCGGTGGGAGCCGCGGCACGCCTGA
- a CDS encoding sensor histidine kinase, with translation MTVATAADIEEQDTRRLERYRRVTYRSFMFAAVGFVGPSLIALANAYGDDIGAGVALAVLAGLGLLTWFYARLVRTGLEGGARRRDIAASGAVAGAVSLMLLVDPLFSVVPVFWLSAVVLTPMSRGRIAALCLGTGGVCAVIATVGAGRIAPDGNLPWYGVFPMVFAIYSAVCGVVAFVNLYQRRMWDMHRETHAARDALARLAVTEERLRFSRDLHDLLGHSLSLIAVKSELAMRMAGTDPERAGAEMADVRHAAREALREVRAAVSGYRAVELEAELAGVRAVLEAAGVRCEAGAPPDGLPPEVRSVLAWVIREGATNVIKHSEARRCTISITSYGGSVVLEMLNDGARAADGPGGSGLTGLAERAAVLGGEVAYGRRGRDGFLLRAAVPLPAPADEPGDGPVPAAAPAGREV, from the coding sequence ATGACGGTCGCCACCGCGGCGGACATCGAAGAACAGGACACCCGCAGGCTGGAGCGGTACCGGCGGGTCACCTACCGCTCGTTCATGTTCGCCGCCGTGGGCTTCGTCGGGCCCAGCCTGATCGCGCTCGCCAACGCCTACGGCGACGACATCGGCGCCGGCGTCGCGCTCGCGGTGCTGGCGGGCCTCGGCCTGCTCACCTGGTTCTACGCGCGGCTCGTCCGGACGGGCCTGGAGGGCGGGGCGCGCCGCCGCGACATCGCGGCCAGCGGCGCCGTCGCGGGCGCGGTCAGCCTGATGCTGCTCGTCGATCCGCTGTTCAGCGTGGTGCCCGTCTTCTGGCTGTCCGCCGTGGTGCTGACGCCGATGAGCCGCGGCCGGATCGCCGCCCTGTGCCTCGGCACCGGAGGCGTCTGCGCGGTGATCGCGACGGTCGGCGCGGGCCGGATCGCCCCGGACGGGAACCTGCCCTGGTACGGCGTCTTCCCGATGGTGTTCGCCATCTACTCCGCCGTCTGCGGCGTGGTCGCGTTCGTCAACCTCTACCAGCGCCGCATGTGGGACATGCACCGCGAGACCCACGCGGCCCGCGACGCCCTCGCCCGGCTCGCCGTCACCGAGGAGCGGCTCCGCTTCTCCCGCGACCTGCACGACCTGCTCGGCCACAGCCTGTCGCTCATCGCGGTGAAGAGCGAGCTGGCGATGCGGATGGCCGGCACCGACCCCGAGCGGGCGGGCGCCGAGATGGCCGACGTCCGGCACGCCGCCCGGGAGGCGCTGCGCGAGGTGCGGGCCGCCGTCAGCGGGTACCGCGCGGTCGAGCTGGAGGCCGAGCTGGCCGGGGTGCGGGCGGTGCTGGAGGCCGCCGGGGTCCGCTGCGAGGCGGGCGCCCCGCCGGACGGGCTGCCGCCCGAGGTCCGCTCCGTGCTCGCCTGGGTGATCCGCGAGGGCGCCACCAACGTGATCAAGCACAGCGAGGCGCGCCGCTGCACGATCTCGATCACGTCCTACGGCGGGTCCGTGGTGCTGGAGATGCTGAACGACGGCGCCCGCGCGGCCGACGGGCCGGGCGGCTCGGGGCTGACCGGGCTCGCCGAGCGCGCCGCCGTGCTCGGCGGCGAGGTCGCCTACGGGCGGCGCGGCCGCGACGGGTTCCTGCTGCGCGCCGCCGTCCCGCTGCCCGCGCCCGCAGACGAGCCCGGCGACGGCCCCGTGCCCGCCGCGGCGCCCGCCGGGAGGGAGGTGTGA
- a CDS encoding DNA-binding response regulator: MIRVLLADDEHLIRGAVAALLGLEADLEVVAEVGRGDEVAAAVAVHDPDVAVLDIEMPGADGLSVAEDLHAAGARCAVCILTSFGRPGYLRRAMAAGVRGFVAKDAPTQELAAAIRKVHGGGRYLDAELAAGAMAAGDNPLTEREREVLRLTGTGAGTARIAAVLHLSEGTVRNYLSTAMSKLDESNRLAAVRTAERMGWI, from the coding sequence GTGATCCGCGTCCTGCTCGCCGACGACGAGCACCTCATCCGCGGCGCCGTCGCCGCGCTGCTCGGCCTGGAGGCCGACCTGGAGGTCGTCGCCGAGGTCGGGCGCGGCGACGAGGTCGCCGCCGCCGTCGCCGTCCACGACCCGGACGTCGCCGTCCTCGACATCGAGATGCCGGGTGCGGACGGCCTGTCCGTCGCCGAGGACCTGCACGCCGCCGGCGCCCGCTGCGCGGTGTGCATCCTGACGAGCTTCGGCCGCCCCGGCTACCTGCGACGCGCCATGGCCGCCGGGGTCCGCGGCTTCGTCGCCAAGGACGCCCCCACGCAGGAGCTCGCCGCCGCCATCCGCAAGGTCCACGGCGGCGGCCGCTACCTGGACGCCGAGCTCGCCGCCGGCGCCATGGCCGCCGGCGACAACCCGCTCACCGAGCGCGAGCGCGAGGTGCTGCGCCTCACCGGCACCGGCGCCGGGACCGCCCGCATCGCCGCCGTCCTGCACCTGTCCGAGGGCACCGTCCGCAACTACCTCTCCACCGCCATGAGCAAGCTCGACGAGTCCAACCGCCTCGCCGCCGTCCGCACCGCCGAGCGGATGGGCTGGATCTGA